From Candidatus Methanosuratincola sp., one genomic window encodes:
- a CDS encoding THUMP domain-containing protein, whose protein sequence is GGEIGIKSKPVRRDYELRLLRHLKERLREVPYSEIWRIAGRIYLKTGEPVRASRLISKVFGVSSVSPGIMTTSGLEEIAEVAVSIAGKFVPGTFAVRCRRVGSHSYTSQEAAARVGEAILSARPDLRVDLGSPENELFIEIRDDSAILYTEAVRGPDGFPLGTQDPVVGIIDGAFESAVASWCLMKRGSPVLAAVFGPDGAVGEQTRGNLAILSEWSAGVQLRAVVFPCEEAPPLLKLMLASRYCRKKGLAAVASGMPVPRLDILSELQGKIKDSTLLFPLIALESKILEDWAGLMGIDPESAAKYPKKLDFGDEPEPSYVEEILKKAYEAPVRVDGSISPL, encoded by the coding sequence GGCGGGGAGATCGGGATCAAGAGCAAGCCCGTGAGAAGGGACTATGAGCTGAGGCTGCTCAGGCACCTGAAGGAGAGGCTGAGGGAGGTGCCATACTCCGAAATCTGGAGGATTGCGGGGAGGATCTACCTCAAGACCGGTGAGCCTGTCCGCGCATCACGGCTGATCTCGAAGGTCTTTGGGGTCTCCTCGGTCTCACCCGGGATTATGACAACCTCGGGGCTCGAGGAGATTGCCGAAGTCGCGGTCTCGATTGCCGGGAAATTCGTCCCGGGGACGTTCGCGGTAAGGTGCAGGCGGGTCGGATCTCACTCCTATACGAGCCAGGAGGCCGCCGCCCGGGTCGGAGAGGCGATCCTCTCAGCGCGCCCAGACCTCCGGGTCGACCTCGGCTCTCCGGAGAACGAGCTCTTCATAGAGATAAGGGATGACTCCGCGATACTCTACACAGAGGCGGTTAGGGGTCCGGACGGGTTCCCGCTCGGGACACAGGATCCTGTTGTGGGAATCATAGACGGGGCATTCGAGTCAGCCGTAGCCTCCTGGTGCCTGATGAAGAGGGGATCCCCTGTTCTCGCAGCGGTCTTCGGACCGGACGGGGCTGTGGGCGAGCAGACACGAGGGAACCTCGCGATCCTTTCCGAGTGGTCTGCCGGTGTGCAGCTCAGGGCGGTAGTATTCCCCTGCGAAGAAGCGCCACCCTTGCTGAAGCTCATGCTGGCATCCCGCTACTGCCGGAAGAAGGGCCTTGCTGCCGTCGCATCGGGGATGCCCGTTCCAAGACTGGATATCCTTTCAGAATTGCAGGGGAAGATCAAGGACTCCACCTTGCTGTTCCCGCTTATCGCCTTGGAAAGCAAAATCCTTGAAGACTGGGCTGGGCTGATGGGCATAGACCCCGAGAGCGCAGCAAAGTACCCCAAAAAGCTCGACTTCGGCGATGAGCCTGAGCCATCCTATGTAGAAGAAATTCTGAAGAAGGCATACGAGGCTCCGGTCAGGGTAGACGGATCGATCTCGCCCCTCTGA
- a CDS encoding Snf7 family protein: MPDFSKNWERQEKAPVQSGPLKPAIENAIRLISAQTQRLDIASNKLVEKDRQIFQRVVDSYAKHDRSRALMYANELVEVRKLAKRVTQIKLALETISLRLTTVKDYGDFVNTVTPAISIIKGVQSNVFQIVPEAEKGFSFLSESLASIVTEAGASSNLNVSFEAANEDASRILSEAATVAEQKIKDKFPDLPADVPREGIEI, translated from the coding sequence ATGCCCGACTTTTCGAAGAACTGGGAGCGGCAAGAGAAGGCTCCTGTCCAGAGCGGCCCCCTGAAGCCCGCCATCGAGAATGCGATCAGACTCATCTCAGCTCAGACGCAGAGGCTGGATATCGCCAGCAATAAGCTGGTGGAGAAGGACCGCCAGATTTTCCAGAGGGTTGTAGACTCTTATGCCAAGCACGACAGATCGAGGGCACTGATGTACGCGAACGAGTTAGTCGAAGTGAGGAAGCTCGCGAAGCGCGTGACGCAGATAAAGCTCGCCCTCGAGACGATCTCGTTGAGGCTGACTACGGTCAAGGACTATGGCGACTTCGTTAACACGGTGACCCCTGCAATATCGATAATAAAGGGAGTCCAGAGCAACGTCTTCCAGATAGTCCCGGAGGCGGAGAAGGGCTTCAGCTTCCTGAGCGAGTCGCTCGCTTCAATTGTGACAGAGGCTGGCGCTTCCTCGAACCTTAACGTCTCGTTCGAGGCCGCGAACGAAGACGCAAGCAGGATACTCTCCGAGGCCGCGACCGTTGCAGAGCAGAAAATAAAGGACAAGTTCCCAGACCTCCCTGCAGACGTGCCGAGGGAAGGAATCGAGATCTAG
- a CDS encoding universal stress protein, which yields MAAVDYSYVSAKVLERAILLSKANCAKLHIVHVVRTKLPLQSRQTTAMDPSYKEVLLKDAATLFEVAGKKASEAGVEYSTMRLEGDPAEEILRYANENGIELIVVGNKEKPSTYAPLGSVSSKVATEARCSVLIER from the coding sequence ATGGCGGCTGTCGACTACTCCTATGTCTCGGCGAAGGTCCTCGAGAGGGCCATACTGCTTTCAAAGGCTAACTGCGCGAAGCTGCACATAGTGCACGTCGTTAGGACAAAGCTCCCGCTCCAGTCGAGGCAGACCACCGCCATGGATCCCTCCTACAAGGAGGTCCTCCTGAAAGACGCCGCAACGCTCTTCGAAGTGGCAGGGAAGAAAGCCTCTGAGGCTGGAGTCGAATACTCTACCATGCGCCTTGAGGGCGATCCTGCCGAGGAGATACTGAGGTACGCAAACGAGAACGGCATCGAGCTGATCGTGGTAGGCAACAAGGAGAAGCCCTCCACGTACGCCCCGCTCGGAAGCGTCAGCAGCAAGGTGGCGACGGAGGCACGCTGCTCTGTTCTGATCGAGCGCTGA